GTCGAGAACGCCTATAGAGATGTCCAGATAGCGTTCGCGAATGAGGTTGCACTGGCCTGTGAAGAGCTCGGAGCAGATGTTTTTGAGGTAAGAAGACTTGTCAACACCTCACCTTTCAGGGATATGCATTTGCCCGGATCTGGAGTCGGTGGCCACTGCCTAACTAAAGATCCGTGGCTATTCGCGAGTTCAATCACTCGCCGATCGCTTCCGTTGATTTCGACTGCGAGGGCGATCAACGATTCAATGCCGAAACATCTCGCCGCGCTGGCGATCGAGGCGCTCTGCGAAGCTGGAATAGAGATATCGAAATCGAAAATATCGGTACTCGGTCTCGCTTTCAGGAAAGATATTGGAGACACGAGAAATTCCCCCGCGCTCGTTGTGATCGACATACTTCGTAAAGATACAAAAATCATTGTCCACGATCCTTACGCCGAACCGCCGATCGATATCGCATTTACGAGGGACATCAACGAAGCACTAAGAGATTCAGACTGTGCCATCTTTGTCACAGATCATAGCGATTATTACACGATCGATCTGCAAGAATTGGCCAAGCTCATGCGCACAAAGATTATCGTGGATGGGCGCAATCTGTTCGATGCGAAGAAATGTAGAGAAGAAGGTTTCATCTATCGAGGAATCGGCAAGGGTCGGTGATCAGTAGATCGATTCGACGATCCCGATCGCCTCATCAACATCCTCTTCCGTAATACCATAATGAGTGACGAATCGTACAATGGTGCCGCCGAAATCGGCGGCAAGCAATCCCTTTTCCTTCGCTTTCATGACGAATTCCGCTGATGTCATGTTTAAGGATGAGACATCAAGCAGCACGATGTTCGTCTGAACCCTTTTCATGTCGACCTTCAATGAGCCAATCTGATTAAGTCCTCTGGCCAATTTTTTTGCGTTATCATGGTCTTCTTTCAAGCGGTCAACCATCTTCGTCAGAGCGATGATGCCTGGTGCGGCAAGTACACCAGCTTGCCGCATCCCGCCGCCGAGCATCTTCCTCACTTTCCTTGCCTTCTCAATGAATTCTTTGTTCCCTACAAGTACTGATCCAACGGGTGCACAAAGACCTTTGGACAGGCAAAAACTGATGCTGTCAACGTGCCTAGCATACTCCTTTACATCAACACCTAAGGCAACGGCGGCGTTGAAGATCCGTGCGCCATCGATATGCACTTTCATTCCAAAATCGTGCGCCACGCTGGCGACCGATTTCACCTCGTCGGGTTTCCATACTGTTCCGCCTGCCCTGTTATGCGTGTTCTCGATCTCAACAAGCGTTGAGGGTGGAAAATGCAGATCATTTCCACGTAAGGCAGCATGAACGTCTTCGCCAGTGAAAACTCCATATTTTCCTCTGATTAAACGAGGAATAACGCCAGCAATCGCCGACATTCCGCCGACTTCATAATAGTAAATATGCGCTTCGGACTCAACAAGCATTTCATCGCCGCGATGGCAGTGAGTCATCACAGCGATGAGGTTACTCTGCGTGCCACTGGGCGTAAACAACGCTGCCTCCATGCCGAATTTCTCAGCTGCGAGCTGCTCTAATCTGTTGACGGTTGGATCTTCCCTCGTAACATCGTCGCCGAGCTCAGCATCGAGAATACTCAAAAGCATTTCTTTTGTCGGAAGCGTTACCGTATCGCTTCGCAAATCAATGATTCGCATGCTTTCACAACCCCAAGTACGATAAGTTCATTAAGAAATCTTTCGAACGAATCTGTGACTTGATGATCTTCTGCGTCCCTCAATGAGCGATCTCGATCTTTCTTTTTTCCCTGACGGATCGAATTGCAGCTTCGCATACCTTCAGATCCATAATAGCATCCTGCACTGTTACCTTCGGCTTCCCCGAAGACTTAACCGCTGCGAGAAAATCTTCTAGTTCCCTTTTTAGTGGCTCTTCCTTTTTCAGAGAGAGTCGGCGCACGTCAAATTCTAGCGGCACTTGAAAGAGGTTACCCGGATCAATTTCCCTGATTTCTGACGATGAGACCTCGAGCATTTGATCGATGTAATCGAGTTGAACATATCCTTTGCTGCAGGTCATTGACACTTTTCTCACTTTCATCGGTGTAAGCCAGTTTGTTTCTACATGGCCTGTCACTCCGCACTCGAGTTCAAGTAGAAGATTCGCGTAATCCTCGAATCTATCATTCGCGAATTTACCCCCCATGCCAAAAACCCCAATGATTTCAGAGGAAGTGATGTACCTGATTACATCAATGTCATGGATCGCCAAATCCATGATGACCCCGACGTCCCTTATTCTTGAGGGAAATGAGGAAACCCTCCTCGAAGATATCGATATGAGCTTTCCAAATCTGCCGACCTCAAGCGCTTCCTTCGCCGCAGAAACCACGGGGTTAAATCTTTCAACGAATCCACCAGCGAGGACGACACCTTGTTTTTCGGCTTCATTTGCTAGCAAACTCGCTTTTCTTGAATCCCCTGTGAACGGTTTTTCCAATAACACAGACTTACCCGCTTTTAACGCCATGAGCGCCGAGTCAAAGTGATCGGCCGTTGGTGTACAGATGCTCAATGCCTCGACCTTCCGAATCAAATCTTCTGTTTTCTCAAACACCTGAGTTCCAAAGCGACGCGCAACAGCGCGTGAATGATCGATATCGACGTCGTAAATTCCGACAAGATCTGAAATCTCTGAATAGATCCGTACGTGATTTTGACCCATGTATCCGACGCCGATAACACCGGTCCGGATCATGCATCTTCCATCACATTATACAGTATTAAATCCCCGCGATAATAGAAA
This region of Methanomassiliicoccales archaeon genomic DNA includes:
- a CDS encoding nucleotide sugar dehydrogenase → MSARRICVVGLGYVGLPLACLFADRGYETIGLEKDRKKVELINQGICPLRGKEPGLKEILLNVVKKGKLIATSDPEICSQADAIFICVDAPINELQKPILTFLESAVTEVGKRLRKGTLVAVESTLPPGTMDNFVIPLLESVSGLRAGNDFHVVYSPERILPGNVVESLKKNARIIGYHDDKSLSLAREIYSAIIEAPIYQTDILTAEIVKTVENAYRDVQIAFANEVALACEELGADVFEVRRLVNTSPFRDMHLPGSGVGGHCLTKDPWLFASSITRRSLPLISTARAINDSMPKHLAALAIEALCEAGIEISKSKISVLGLAFRKDIGDTRNSPALVVIDILRKDTKIIVHDPYAEPPIDIAFTRDINEALRDSDCAIFVTDHSDYYTIDLQELAKLMRTKIIVDGRNLFDAKKCREEGFIYRGIGKGR
- the ltaE gene encoding low-specificity L-threonine aldolase, translating into MRIIDLRSDTVTLPTKEMLLSILDAELGDDVTREDPTVNRLEQLAAEKFGMEAALFTPSGTQSNLIAVMTHCHRGDEMLVESEAHIYYYEVGGMSAIAGVIPRLIRGKYGVFTGEDVHAALRGNDLHFPPSTLVEIENTHNRAGGTVWKPDEVKSVASVAHDFGMKVHIDGARIFNAAVALGVDVKEYARHVDSISFCLSKGLCAPVGSVLVGNKEFIEKARKVRKMLGGGMRQAGVLAAPGIIALTKMVDRLKEDHDNAKKLARGLNQIGSLKVDMKRVQTNIVLLDVSSLNMTSAEFVMKAKEKGLLAADFGGTIVRFVTHYGITEEDVDEAIGIVESIY
- a CDS encoding Gfo/Idh/MocA family oxidoreductase, whose amino-acid sequence is MIRTGVIGVGYMGQNHVRIYSEISDLVGIYDVDIDHSRAVARRFGTQVFEKTEDLIRKVEALSICTPTADHFDSALMALKAGKSVLLEKPFTGDSRKASLLANEAEKQGVVLAGGFVERFNPVVSAAKEALEVGRFGKLISISSRRVSSFPSRIRDVGVIMDLAIHDIDVIRYITSSEIIGVFGMGGKFANDRFEDYANLLLELECGVTGHVETNWLTPMKVRKVSMTCSKGYVQLDYIDQMLEVSSSEIREIDPGNLFQVPLEFDVRRLSLKKEEPLKRELEDFLAAVKSSGKPKVTVQDAIMDLKVCEAAIRSVREKRKIEIAH